In Ascaphus truei isolate aAscTru1 chromosome 12, aAscTru1.hap1, whole genome shotgun sequence, the following are encoded in one genomic region:
- the LOC142463954 gene encoding intestinal mucin-like protein has protein sequence MPGETWISNCNQCVCMANTSTVQCEPIQCPQPADVTCNMEGYIIVQVPVPEQPCCLMNNCRCDVRYCSNVINSCALGFEVVTTYAEGDCCLSQICRPMNVCVVNEAVFQPGQPIPPTNNPCEDCRCTDEKDAVTMLNLVVCKPISCITDCQQGFQYKTIGGKCCGECVQVSCIMKIDDGTTIVIQPGETWYAPGSNCSYYQCQKINEQHVLISRQRSCAVSSPRDCKLGYEYKMVAGECCGTCEQVNCTMQLEDQSTKVLQPGEAWYPPNERCLHFECNQILDQFHLVSLVVSCPSVECAPGFMYKENISNCCGECTKVSCAMKMEDNTIKILQPGDTWTPPGKKCLSYRCDDTFELVATKIICAEFDPTKCEEGTITMADDGCCQVCDPLPPVKKCDMIQQSTRIKSGDCESNETVELPYCAGNCQSSSRYSMQTGVMDNECTCCRILKTSMREVTLTCPNGSFVIYTYKYVEKCGCSILECKEPNPFPANT, from the exons ATG CCTGGAGAAACCTGGATTAGCAACTGCAatcagtgtgtctgcatggcTAACACAAGCACTGTGCAATGTGAGCCAATTCAGTGTCCCCAGCCTGCCGATGTCACATGTAACATGGAAGGTTACATCATAGTCCAGGTGCCAGTTCCAGAACAGCCATGCTGTCTGATGAACAACTGTC GATGTGACGTCAGATACTGTTCCAACGTTATCAACAGTTGTGCTCTTGGATTCGAGGTAGTCACTACTTATGCGGAAGGAGACTGCTGTCTATCTCAAATCTGCC gaCCCATGAATGTTTGTGTAGTCAACGAGGCTGTGTTTCAG ccagGGCAACCTATTCCACCCACTAACAATCCTTGTGAAGATTGTAGGTGCACAGATGAGAAGGATGCCGTGACCATGCTAAACCTGGTGGTTTGTAAGCCCATCTCTTGCATTACTGATTGCCAACAG GGCTTTCAGTACAAGACTATAGGTGGAAAGTGCTGCGGTGAATGTGTGCAGGTGTCTTGCATTATGAAGATAGATGATGGCACAACCATCGTCATTCAG CCTGGAGAGACTTGGTATGCTCCTGGTAGTAACTGCTCATACTATCAATGTCAGAAAATCAATGAACAGCATGTACTGATCAGCAGACAGCGATCTTGTGCCGTCTCCAGTCCACGTGACTGCAAACTG GGATATGAGTACAAGATGGTAGCCGGAGAGTGCTGTGGAACATGTGAGCAAGTGAACTGCACAATGCAGCTGGAAGACCAGTCTACTAAAGTTTTGCAG CCTGGAGAAGCCTGGTATCCACCTAATGAACGATGTCTCCACTTTGAGTGCAATCAAATTCTGGATCAGTTTCATTTGGTATCCCTGGTAGTAAGCTGCCCCAGCGTTGAGTGTGCTCCT GGGTTTATGTACAAAGAGAATATTAGTAATTGCTGTGGAGAGTGCACTAAAGTGTCTTGTGCGATGAAGATGGAGGACAACACAATAAAAATCTTACAG CCTGGAGACACCTGGACACCACCAGGAAAGAAATGTCTCTCATATAGGTGTGATGACACGTTTGAGTTGGTGGCTACAAAGATCATCTGTGCTGAGTTTGATCCCACAAAGTGCGAGGAG GGTACTATAACTATGGCTGATGATGGCTGTTGCCAGGTCTGCGATCCTCTAC CCCCTGTGAAAAAGTGTGATATGATCCAACAATCCACCCGCATTAAATCTGGTGATTGCGAATCTAACGAGACTGTGGAACTACCTTATTGTGCTGGAAATTGCCAATCTTCATCCAG GTACTCCATGCAGACCGGCGTGATGGACAATGAATGTACCTGCTGCAGGATATTAAAGACAAGTATGAGGGAGGTGACACTCACCTGCCCTAATGGCAGCTTTGTGATCTACACTTACAAATACGTGGAGAAGTGTGGCTGTAGTATCCTCGAATGTAAAGAACCGAACCCGTTTCCGGCAAATACATAG